Proteins from one Streptomyces caniferus genomic window:
- a CDS encoding 2-hydroxyacid dehydrogenase has translation MTTSPDPSPATGARPVRNVLAVVSPHVGGRAAGAALSGLFPGQARVTVVETTDEDPRALREAHLLITGLGPVTAAHLAAAPDLEVVQCASHGFDYVDLDAARERGIPVCNIGSSGAEKQNVAEQTFALMLALAKQLVPAHTALVEGDWALPRLQQSITELSGKTLGIIGLGQIGEEVARRAVAFDMDIVYTGPRPVAPETAARLGNARHLGLDELLRTSDYITLHAPLTDRTRNLLDAERLALLKPTAFVINTARGALIDQDALADALAAGTLAGAGIDVFDPEPPTAALRLLKAPNVVLSPHVAGVTRETLVRIALAAVQNVLGHLEGQPLRDVVS, from the coding sequence ATGACCACCTCCCCCGACCCGTCCCCCGCCACCGGAGCCCGCCCCGTGCGCAACGTCCTCGCGGTGGTCTCGCCGCACGTCGGCGGCCGCGCCGCCGGAGCCGCGCTGAGCGGCCTCTTTCCCGGGCAGGCCCGGGTCACCGTCGTCGAGACGACCGATGAGGACCCCCGGGCGCTGCGCGAGGCCCATCTCCTCATCACCGGCCTGGGCCCGGTCACGGCCGCGCATCTCGCCGCCGCACCGGACCTGGAGGTCGTCCAGTGCGCCAGCCACGGCTTCGACTACGTGGACCTGGACGCGGCCCGCGAAAGGGGCATCCCGGTCTGCAACATCGGGTCCAGCGGAGCGGAGAAGCAGAACGTCGCCGAGCAGACCTTCGCCCTGATGCTGGCCCTGGCCAAGCAGCTGGTCCCGGCCCATACGGCGCTCGTCGAGGGCGACTGGGCGCTGCCGCGCCTCCAGCAGTCCATCACCGAGCTGTCCGGCAAGACCCTGGGCATCATCGGCCTCGGGCAGATCGGCGAGGAAGTGGCCCGCCGCGCCGTCGCGTTCGACATGGACATCGTCTACACCGGGCCGAGGCCGGTCGCCCCGGAGACCGCGGCCCGCCTCGGCAACGCCCGCCACCTGGGCCTCGACGAACTGCTGCGCACCTCCGACTACATCACCCTGCACGCCCCGCTCACCGACCGGACCCGCAATCTCCTCGACGCGGAGCGCCTGGCCCTCCTCAAGCCCACCGCCTTTGTGATCAACACGGCCCGCGGCGCCCTCATCGACCAGGACGCCCTCGCGGACGCCTTGGCGGCCGGTACCCTCGCCGGCGCCGGTATCGACGTCTTCGACCCCGAACCGCCCACGGCGGCCCTGCGGCTGCTCAAGGCCCCGAACGTGGTGCTCTCCCCGCACGTCGCGGGAGTCACCCGCGAGACGCTGGTCCGGATCGCCCTGGCCGCCGTGCAGAACGTCCTCGGCCATCTGGAGGGCCAGCCGCTGCGGGACGTCGTCTCGTAA